A portion of the Mesobacillus sp. AQ2 genome contains these proteins:
- a CDS encoding ribonuclease Z, protein MVDIHFLGTGSAYPGSERDNTSICFSNGGYHVLIDVSGNPCRKLKQLQVDLSELDAVVFTHFHIDHIYGLPSLLWGMWLEDRKKPLRILCDYRNKKKLQDWLSTMEADKWPIAFPIEVETFDGDQEERLLSGGKMTFSCFKALHSVPTVGLEVQCADRLVVYSSDTEINERIRRYDHIDLLIHEATSARKLAGNHSSLVEVVEKYDMEKIDEVVLVHLSDKEPYEEEVARIGLSKVVIGEDLMTKRV, encoded by the coding sequence ATGGTGGATATTCATTTTTTAGGAACGGGAAGTGCCTATCCGGGTTCAGAGCGTGACAATACTTCAATTTGCTTTTCGAATGGCGGTTATCATGTACTGATCGATGTCAGTGGCAACCCATGCCGAAAGCTGAAGCAGCTGCAAGTGGATTTAAGTGAGCTTGATGCAGTAGTATTCACTCATTTCCATATCGACCATATTTATGGACTGCCATCCTTGCTGTGGGGAATGTGGCTTGAAGACAGGAAAAAGCCATTACGGATTCTTTGCGATTACCGCAATAAGAAAAAACTTCAGGATTGGCTTTCGACAATGGAAGCAGACAAGTGGCCGATTGCATTTCCGATTGAGGTTGAAACATTTGATGGTGATCAGGAAGAGCGGCTGTTATCAGGCGGTAAGATGACATTTTCCTGCTTCAAAGCGCTTCATTCAGTGCCTACAGTCGGGCTGGAAGTGCAATGTGCTGATCGATTAGTTGTTTATTCGAGCGATACGGAAATCAACGAACGTATCCGACGTTATGACCATATTGATCTATTGATTCATGAAGCAACATCAGCCCGTAAATTAGCTGGCAACCACAGCAGTCTCGTTGAAGTTGTCGAGAAGTATGATATGGAAAAAATCGATGAGGTCGTATTAGTTCATTTGTCTGACAAAGAACCGTATGAAGAAGAGGTAGCTAGGATAGGATTATCAAAGGTTGTCATCGGCGAAGACCTGATGACGAAACGAGTATAA
- a CDS encoding carbohydrate ABC transporter permease has product MKKLNYGIIIILGIISFIPLLWVFITSFSPGNQVINGGFPFWVSNPTLENYVQAWETAPFLQYYFNTFVIVFGVLIVQLITITLAAYAFARLNFKGKNVLFILFLLQLMIQPEILLFPNYQVISQMGLVNTKLAVMMPYWASAFGVFLMRQTFKQVPFDLDEASRIDGCKWYQTLWHVYIPSAKPTYIAFALVSVSHHWSNFMWPLIITDSVESRPLTVGLALFAQSYETGAQWGMVAAGTVMVIMPLVVAFFIFQKQFVSSFMHSGIK; this is encoded by the coding sequence GTGAAAAAGTTGAACTATGGCATCATAATCATTTTAGGGATCATTTCGTTTATCCCGCTGCTCTGGGTTTTCATTACTTCTTTCTCTCCAGGGAATCAAGTGATCAATGGCGGTTTTCCCTTCTGGGTATCCAATCCGACGCTTGAAAACTATGTGCAAGCATGGGAGACTGCGCCATTTTTACAGTATTACTTTAATACATTCGTGATCGTCTTCGGAGTCCTGATTGTCCAGTTAATCACGATTACACTTGCGGCTTATGCTTTTGCGAGGCTGAATTTCAAGGGGAAGAATGTTCTGTTCATCCTGTTTTTGCTTCAGCTGATGATTCAGCCTGAAATCCTCCTGTTCCCAAACTACCAGGTTATTAGCCAGATGGGGCTCGTCAATACGAAGCTGGCTGTCATGATGCCGTATTGGGCATCAGCATTCGGGGTATTCCTAATGCGTCAAACCTTCAAGCAAGTTCCATTTGATCTCGATGAAGCGTCGAGAATAGACGGCTGTAAATGGTATCAGACACTCTGGCATGTCTACATTCCGTCAGCGAAGCCGACATATATTGCATTTGCACTCGTGTCCGTCAGTCACCATTGGAGCAACTTCATGTGGCCGTTGATTATCACGGATTCTGTCGAGTCCCGGCCGTTGACCGTCGGACTGGCGTTGTTTGCCCAATCTTATGAAACGGGAGCGCAGTGGGGAATGGTCGCTGCGGGTACGGTAATGGTCATCATGCCTTTAGTGGTCGCCTTCTTCATTTTCCAAAAACAGTTCGTATCAAGCTTCATGCATTCAGGAATAAAATAG